A window of Lacibacter sediminis contains these coding sequences:
- a CDS encoding rhamnogalacturonan lyase, translated as MKKYSPSVSHSPFTIYHSRFLLVLIAFFAMLSTRAQYQMEFLTRGVHAVPAGSGKVFVSWRLLGTEDNSLAFNLYKTVNGKTSKLNKTPLLKATGFTDEAVDTTAVNIYTVKAIIKKKEETKGESFTLAANAKPYTSIPLKTPTGYSANDASVGDVDGDGVYEVFIHMAGRGKDNSQAGVTDPPIIQCYKLDGAFLWEINLGKNIREGAHYTQFMVYDLDGDGKAEIAMKTADGSIDGKGNVIGDSTKDYRNERGYILSGPEFLTVFNGQTGAAISTVSYDPPRHPSSLNPTTDELKTIWGDGYGNRMDRFIAAIAYLDGKHPSLVMCRGYYTRTVLAAWDLKGNQLVKRWVFDSDTPGNKTYAGQGNHNINVSDVDGDGKDEIIYGQMTIDDNGKGLYSTGIGHGDALHTSDMDPERPGLEVFGIQEKFGDAGANFRDAKTGEVIWKKASVKAGEDGEGPGRGLALDIDPRYPGFECWVAGAGITGLFDNKGNKIAEKTPPCNMGIYWDGDALSEVLNGVNISKWDYVNSSMVKLFDGRDFGCVSNNGTKANPCLSADLFGDWREEIICRTTDSKELRIYSTSIPTEIKLYTLMHNPQYRLSIAWQNVAYNQPPHVSYFIGEGMKMPPKPNITIITKK; from the coding sequence ATGAAAAAATATTCCCCATCAGTTAGTCATTCACCATTCACCATTTACCATTCACGTTTTTTGTTGGTGCTCATTGCTTTCTTTGCGATGCTCAGTACACGGGCACAATACCAGATGGAGTTTCTTACACGTGGAGTGCATGCTGTGCCGGCGGGCAGTGGAAAAGTATTTGTGAGCTGGCGTTTGCTGGGAACAGAAGATAATAGTCTTGCATTCAATCTCTACAAAACTGTAAATGGCAAAACCAGTAAGCTGAATAAAACTCCATTGCTTAAAGCAACAGGGTTTACTGACGAAGCTGTTGATACAACTGCAGTGAATATCTACACTGTAAAAGCGATCATCAAAAAAAAAGAAGAAACAAAAGGCGAATCGTTTACACTTGCTGCAAATGCAAAACCATACACTTCAATTCCATTAAAAACGCCAACAGGCTATTCTGCGAATGATGCCAGTGTGGGTGATGTAGATGGTGATGGTGTGTATGAAGTGTTTATTCATATGGCTGGCAGGGGAAAAGATAATTCACAAGCTGGTGTTACTGATCCACCCATCATTCAATGTTATAAACTGGATGGAGCATTTTTATGGGAGATCAATCTCGGAAAGAATATTCGTGAAGGAGCACACTATACACAGTTCATGGTGTATGATCTTGATGGAGATGGTAAAGCAGAGATCGCTATGAAAACTGCTGATGGCAGTATTGACGGTAAAGGCAACGTGATTGGTGACAGTACAAAAGATTATCGTAACGAACGTGGATATATTTTAAGTGGCCCTGAGTTTCTCACTGTGTTCAACGGACAAACAGGTGCTGCTATTTCAACAGTGAGCTATGATCCGCCACGTCATCCATCATCTCTCAATCCAACAACTGATGAATTGAAGACGATCTGGGGTGATGGTTATGGTAACCGCATGGATCGTTTTATTGCAGCTATTGCATATCTCGATGGCAAACATCCATCCTTGGTGATGTGTCGTGGATATTATACAAGAACCGTATTGGCAGCTTGGGATTTAAAAGGAAATCAATTAGTTAAGCGTTGGGTGTTTGATAGTGACACACCGGGTAATAAAACATATGCAGGCCAAGGAAATCATAATATCAATGTATCGGATGTTGATGGCGATGGAAAAGATGAGATCATTTATGGACAAATGACGATTGATGATAACGGGAAAGGATTATACAGCACAGGTATTGGTCATGGTGATGCATTGCATACGAGTGATATGGATCCCGAGCGTCCGGGTTTGGAAGTGTTCGGCATACAGGAAAAGTTTGGTGATGCAGGTGCAAATTTCCGTGATGCAAAAACAGGTGAAGTGATCTGGAAGAAAGCATCGGTGAAAGCTGGTGAAGATGGGGAAGGCCCTGGTCGTGGTTTGGCATTGGATATTGATCCACGTTATCCCGGCTTTGAATGTTGGGTAGCGGGTGCAGGTATCACCGGTTTGTTTGATAACAAAGGAAATAAGATCGCAGAAAAAACGCCGCCCTGTAACATGGGTATTTATTGGGATGGCGATGCATTGAGTGAAGTGTTGAACGGAGTAAACATCAGCAAGTGGGATTATGTAAACAGTTCAATGGTAAAATTATTTGATGGAAGAGATTTCGGTTGTGTAAGTAATAACGGAACAAAAGCAAACCCCTGTTTAAGTGCTGATCTGTTTGGTGATTGGCGGGAAGAAATTATCTGTCGCACGACTGATAGTAAAGAGTTGCGTATTTATTCAACTTCTATTCCAACAGAAATTAAATTGTATACGCTCATGCACAATCCGCAATACCGTTTAAGTATTGCCTGGCAGAATGTGGCGTACAATCAACCTCCGCATGTAAGTTATTTTATCGGCGAAGGAATGAAAATGCCGCCTAAGCCGAATATTACAATTATTACAAAAAAATAA
- a CDS encoding rhamnogalacturonan acetylesterase, producing the protein MKWIKANADVVRLLLLFFVMTSFIVSNHKPTIYIIGDSTVRNTNRPQCGWGEMIGEFFDSTQINISNQAMAGRSTRTFIKEKRWDKVMSTLTEGDYVIMQFGHNEGSKPDTSRGGYRGVLRGTGDETVSLTWMDSSVEVVHTYGWYLKKFIRDAKSKGARPIICSMIPRNQFADGKVKRANNDFGKWAKEIAESEGVFFIDLNAITADKYDLLGPDQVKNLFHGDHTHTNVDGAKINAASVVQGIRNLSNELPLVNYLKN; encoded by the coding sequence ATGAAATGGATCAAAGCAAATGCAGATGTAGTACGATTGCTGTTATTATTTTTTGTAATGACCTCTTTTATTGTTAGCAATCATAAACCAACCATCTATATCATTGGTGATTCAACGGTTCGTAATACCAATCGTCCGCAATGTGGTTGGGGTGAAATGATCGGCGAGTTCTTTGATTCAACACAGATCAATATCAGCAACCAGGCAATGGCTGGCCGCAGCACAAGAACCTTCATAAAAGAAAAACGTTGGGATAAAGTGATGTCAACACTGACAGAAGGTGATTATGTAATTATGCAGTTTGGACATAATGAAGGCAGCAAGCCTGATACTTCACGTGGAGGTTATCGTGGAGTGTTAAGAGGAACAGGCGATGAAACCGTTTCGCTTACATGGATGGATAGCAGTGTTGAAGTGGTTCATACGTATGGATGGTATTTAAAGAAGTTTATTCGTGATGCAAAGAGTAAAGGTGCAAGACCAATCATTTGTTCGATGATTCCACGCAATCAGTTTGCAGATGGCAAAGTGAAACGTGCCAACAATGATTTTGGAAAATGGGCGAAGGAAATTGCAGAAAGCGAAGGTGTTTTCTTTATCGACTTAAATGCAATTACTGCTGATAAGTATGATTTGTTGGGGCCTGATCAGGTAAAGAACTTATTTCACGGCGATCATACACATACAAATGTTGATGGTGCAAAGATCAATGCGGCGTCTGTTGTGCAAGGTATTCGCAACTTAAGTAATGAATTGCCTCTTGTAAATTATTTAAAAAATTAA
- a CDS encoding rhamnogalacturonan acetylesterase codes for MKLSKLSALIVILGILSFTMMQSKPVFYIIGDSTVRNGDGSGRNGQWGWGSFIAEYFDTTKISVQNHAIGGRSSRTFITEGRWEKITANLKKGDYVIMQFGHNDASPLDDTARARGTIRGIGNDSSEIWNPIRKVKETVYSYGAYMRRYVRETKAKGGIPIVCSLIPRHNWKDGKVNRSKDNYALWAQQVAKEEGAYFIDLNELIADKYDQLGEAEVSKYFHGDKTHTGLDGAKINAEIVIQQLLKQNPGELSRFIVKK; via the coding sequence ATGAAATTAAGTAAGCTGTCTGCACTTATTGTTATTCTTGGAATACTATCGTTTACGATGATGCAAAGCAAGCCTGTATTTTATATCATTGGCGATTCAACCGTTCGTAATGGTGATGGCAGTGGAAGAAACGGGCAATGGGGCTGGGGTAGTTTTATAGCTGAGTATTTTGATACAACAAAGATCTCTGTTCAGAATCATGCCATCGGTGGTCGCAGCAGTCGTACATTTATTACTGAAGGTCGTTGGGAAAAGATCACTGCTAATTTAAAGAAAGGCGATTATGTAATTATGCAGTTTGGGCATAACGATGCAAGTCCTTTAGATGATACGGCACGTGCAAGAGGAACGATCCGTGGCATTGGCAACGACAGCTCTGAGATATGGAATCCTATTCGTAAGGTAAAAGAAACAGTGTATAGTTACGGAGCGTATATGCGCAGGTATGTACGTGAAACAAAAGCAAAAGGAGGAATTCCCATTGTATGTTCGTTGATACCACGCCATAACTGGAAAGATGGAAAGGTGAATCGCTCAAAAGATAATTATGCCTTGTGGGCACAGCAGGTCGCTAAGGAAGAAGGCGCTTATTTTATTGACCTCAATGAGTTAATTGCAGACAAGTACGATCAGTTAGGTGAAGCAGAAGTAAGCAAATACTTTCATGGCGATAAAACACATACAGGACTTGATGGAGCTAAGATAAATGCTGAGATTGTGATACAGCAATTGTTGAAACAAAACCCGGGTGAACTTTCACGCTTTATCGTAAAAAAATAA
- the rhaM gene encoding L-rhamnose mutarotase — protein sequence MPRIASRMKIFKGQEEEYKRRHDELWPDLEELLHQTGISDYSIFLDESTGDLFAVLQAEDPAKLSDLPNHPVMQKWWAYMKDIMESNPDNSPVSTPLKDVFYMK from the coding sequence ATGCCACGCATTGCATCACGCATGAAAATATTCAAGGGCCAGGAAGAAGAATACAAACGTCGCCATGATGAACTCTGGCCCGACCTTGAAGAATTGCTCCATCAAACAGGTATCAGTGATTACAGTATTTTCTTAGATGAATCAACTGGTGATCTGTTTGCTGTATTGCAAGCCGAAGATCCCGCAAAGCTCAGCGATCTGCCCAATCACCCCGTAATGCAAAAATGGTGGGCTTACATGAAAGACATTATGGAATCAAATCCGGATAACTCGCCGGTGAGTACCCCGTTAAAGGATGTATTCTATATGAAGTAA